CCTCTCCGTGAAGCAAGCCTCAGATGTCATAAGATCACCGGATGGCTCCTTCTCATTTGGCTTATACAATCTCTCATCCACTGCCTTCACCTTGTCAATCTGGTTCACCAATGCAGCTGACAGGACCATCGCCTGGACTGCGAACCGAGACCGCCCCGTGCACGGGAGTGGATCGAAGGTTACACTGAACAAGGATGGCAGCATGGTTCTCAGAGACTATGATGGTACGGTTGTGTGGGAAGTCAGCAAAATATCTGCCAAGGTTGATCGTGTGGAGCTCATGGACACCGGGAACCTTGTGATGGTGGATCAAGGAGGCAACATCCTGTGGCAAAGCTTCGACCATCCGACCGACACTCTGCTACCAGGTCAGTCGCTAACAGCCACGACAAAGCTGGTATCAACCAATCCCTCTCACCAGTCAAGTTACTACACATTGCGCTTTGATGAACGGTACATTCTGTCACTTTCTTATGATGGGCCAGACATTTCCAACCTCTACTGGCCTAACCCTGACCAAAATAGCTGGTCGAACTACAGGATCTTGTATAAGAGCGGTAGGAGAGGTGTGCTTGATAAGCTTGGGCAATTTGAGGCTAGTGACAACACAAGCTTTATTGCTTCTGATTGGGGTTTGGAGATTAAGAGGAGGCTGACGCTAGACTACGATGGAAATCTTAGGCTTTACAGCCTAAACGAGTCAGATGGAAGCTGGTACAGCTCTTGGATGGCTTTCTCCCAGCTCTGTGACATCCATGGCCTATGTGGTTGGAATGCACTATGTGTTTACACACCTGCAGCGGCCTGCACTTGTCCTCGCGGTTATGTAGTCGTTGATCCAAATGATTGGAGCAAAGGCTGCAAGCCACAGTTCAACATCACCTGTGGAAAAGGTGTTCAGCAGATGGGCTTCGTGGGCATTCCTTGGACAGACTTCTGGGGCTCTGATATGGACTTTGTCATGTCTGCATCCCTGGACACTTGCAGGGAATTGTGCTTGGCACGTTGCTCCTGTGTAGCATTCGTGTACAAAGTTTATCCACATCCACATGGGTGCTTCTTGAAATCTGGTCTCTTCAATGGCAAGACAACTCCAGGGTACCCTGGTGTCACATATGTCAAGGTTCCTGAGAGCTTTCTGTCTCACTCACAGGCAAATTCCTCCGACTCTGCTCATGGTCATGTTTGCAATGAATTAAGAACACATACATTCAATTATGCTGCCAACAGAGTTGATGAAAAGGGTACGGCATGGTACTACTACTATTCGTTCCTAGctgcattctttcttgttgagCTCTGTTTCATTGCTGTTGGTTGGTGGTTCATGACAAGAAAGCAGTCAGTATGTTCGGTAATATGGGCAGCGGAGGATGAGGAAGGCTTCCGGGTGGTAGCAGATCATTTCCGTAGTTTCACCCACAAGGAATTGCAGAAGGCAACTAACAATTTCATGGATGAGCTTGGCCACGGCCGACATGGGTCTGTGTACAAAGGCATTCTACACGACAATCGTGTAGTTGCCGTCAAGAAGCTCAAAGACATGAAGGGAGGCGAAGCAGAATTTGAGACAGAGGTTAGTGTGATTGGTAGGATCTACCATATGAATCTGGTGAGAGTAATGGGTGTATGTTCAGAGGGTACGCACCGGCTGCTGGTCTATGAATTTGTGGAGAACGGTTCACTGGACATGTTCTTGTTCGGTAGCAAGGGACTACTACTGCAATGGCATCATAGGTACAAAATTGCAGTCGGAGTGGCTAAGGGATTGGCCTACCTTCACCATGAGTGTATGGACTGGATCATTCACTGCGACGTGAAGCCTGAGAACATACTTCTGGATGAGGAGTTTGAGCCCAAGATCAGCGACTTTGGGTTCGCAAAGCTGCTGCAAAGAGATGAGTCTGATTCTGACGTGTCCAAGGTTCGAGGAACTAGAGGCTACATGGCTCCAGAATGGGTATCAAGCGCTCCTGTGACTGAGAAGGTGGATGTCTACAGCTTCGGAGTTGTGCTTCTGGAGCTGGTGATGGGCCATCGGATGTTCGAGTTACCAACAAATGGCTCCGGGGATGCAGAGTCTGCATTGAGGCAACTGCTATTGATGATTGGAGAAAACAAGAAAATTAGCGATGGAAATTGGATTGATGACCTTGTGGATCCTAGATTGAATGGCGATTTCGTGCGGCCAGAAGTGTTGCTGATGCTTGAGGTGGCTGCTCTGTGTTTGGAACAGGACAAAAACCAAAGACCGAGCATGAGTGATGTAGTGCAGAAGTTCCTCTGCAGATAATGAATCTGGCAATTCGCTAACTATTCTCTTCCCCTTAAGTAAGTTGTGTagttttgcattccacttctgtTTTTCCGACGAGGGTATAAAGTTGATTTGTTTTGTGGATGACTATTGACTAATTTGATGTAAAGAATACCCCTTTAAACTTTGAGGCATCACTTTGGCACTGAATTGCATGTTCTTTGAACTTTGAAGATGCTGCTGCCTCCTGCAGTTGTTTTTGTAGTGAGTTACTTGATCTGTTAGCATCGTTGTCTTGGATTGACTAAATATTATCTTGTCATTCTGTTCAGAGTTGGTTTTGGTTGGGTGATTGTTCTGCTACTTTTGTCCTCTCTCTTCTTGAGTGAAGTATTGACCAAACAAAAACCTTGAAGCCTTTTGTTGATGACCTCTAAGCCCTGTTCTTCACAATACTCAGTTGTCAAATACTAGTTCTCGGAGCTGGAGCAAACACATGTTAGTACTTTAAGCActttagaattgcattcttttcggACAAGGTAGTACTGCAGAAATGTAGGTGTCTGACACGATATGTATCAGCCTggacgatcgtaaatttccagctgggaacagtgtttttttctcacaccaaaccagccagtacgatacggcctcccgaacaggctgtatgtGCATGCATGTGATGGGTTTATCGTCAGCTTGTACTTGTACGCGTGGTGTGCGTACTCAATTGGTTATTGTACGTGTAGCTTTAATTTGCTGGCGAAAATGTTCATATATAGTCCAAAAATAAACTACTGTATTTTTTTTTAGATCAACAACCATTATTAGAGGAGGAGGTTACGCTTTGGTGCACGGCTGGGTTTAGGCAGCTAGGAGCGCTTGACGAGCGGCGCCGTTCCGCGTGAATacgttttttttctcgaatacgtatcattgtaattaagaagaagaagagtttaaccatacaCACGATGCGCTTTAAATGAGTGCCCTAGGAGGTCTTACAGTTTGGCTGGACCTTTCTAGTAGACTGTTTCaaacttcgatattacataaaagtaaacAACCGAACTACGAGCAGCGCAGTAACCTACGGAGCTTAGGGTCTCCGCTAATGGCCGTGCGACTCTGCTCCGTCATCCGAGAAGAGCCTTGTACCAATCGTAGCAGCGGTCGCCGGGAACAGCTTGTCCAGTGCTTCCACTTCGCTCGACGTCCAGTTCCTTGCGAAAAAGTCGTCGTAAGCTCTCTTGGACGCGGATGAGATTGGACCTGCCGGCGGTGCAAAGCCCATCCTCCGCATGAGGAACACCTCGCCCCGCGTGAATACATAGCTCCTAGAGTCGTAGAATTAGTGCACTGTAATCACAATCACGTGCGAGATTACGAAGGGATAGGACAAGGGCTTTGGTAATCTTAGGTTTACCATATCTCGCACTTTTGTAAGAAAACTTCTTAATcctgcttaatgaaaaacgtgccaATGCATGCTCTCGAAAAAAAAACATTATTAGAGATGTCCAGAAATTTAATTAGCTACGGGTATACATGTTCATCCAAACACTGAAACACAAATATTGTTTGTTCTTCGATCTCCTAGAGACGTCAAAGTGAATCCTGCTAGTCCAGTCTCAATGCTTGAAACCATAGGTAATTTCTATGTCCGTTTATACACATAAAGCCAGTCTCAATGCTTGAAACCATAGGTAATTTCTATGTCCGTTTATACACATAAAAACATAAAAACTATATTTtcaatggatagtttctacatATTGATCTTTTGTTTAACTATATGTTTCTCTCTCACTTATTTACCTATCACGTCTCTTCATGTCTTGGTTTCACGTAGACATGGTTTCTTAAATTGCAGTGTCATATTACCTTTTCTGCTTAACTGACATTCTAATTAATAAGCACAGAAACCATGCGTAGGTTGGGAATgccatgaggcaaaggagatacGCGTTCATTCTCTCATACAAAAACAACCTCCTTCGTCCATTATTGTAGGCCATATTTTGGTACGAAATGACGAGAACACCTTCAAAATATAGTAATATTTTGCCATTTTAATTTCTCTCGTGGTGTGCCAGCAGCTGCAAAATCAACGTCATATATTAAATAAAggcattttgaaatttaaatataCTGATGATACAAGTCCTGAACTAAAAACAAGTACGATTTGACTATTTTCTGGTTAAGACTACTAtgcattgtaaaccaactaactAGTTGTGTGGGGACGTTGCAGAGCTGTATAGTGCGGATGATAGTGACCTATAGCTCTTCGAAAAAGGCTTTATTAGGTACTTGAGTTCATAGAAATAAGAAGTCGAGTTCTTGTAAAAAAAGGAAGGAAGGTAGCGAGAGCTCAAAACAAAAGAATTACAAAGTGAAAATGAAAGTCGTgttttagaattataatggttTGAGAGATTAAAAAAATATGAGTTCTCTAACCTTACCTTTAGTAAAGGATGGGTTTCATGCATGAGAGACCGGTCGACCAGTATAGTTTTTTTTTCCACCTTCATTTTTTAAGAATCTGTGAGGCGGTAACGATTTTTCGTACCATTGCAAGAAccggttttttttttaaattttaatattttttgaaaactaattttaaatctaacacggttgggttttttttaaactaacacttttgaccgcgcctattgccctggcacgGCCAAATGTCTATGCCGCGCcatacatggtggcgcggcagagggctgacgtggcggcgaccggaatcgctgaccgctgacggggcagggcctgccgcgccaccatttTTTAAGAATCTGTGAGGCGGTAACGATTTTTCGTACCATTGCAAGCACCTAGGTGGAATTTTAGTGGTCTTTGATATAGGTGGAATTGAGGAGGGCAAATATTTTGGTAAAGTTCAAAATTTATAAAGAAACCAATTGAAACAATATGAAGGAATGATAACAAGTGGTGATGAAGAATTAAAGTTTCATTACTAAGTATTGCAAAGGATTTGTTTGGACCCTTGTCCACTTAATTATAGGTCCCCTGCACGACCAAGGAGGCATGAGAAATTTGAGGTCGGGCCCCCTCAATGAGTGGGTCATTTCGCGCCCCTACGACCACATGGACTTCATTTATTCCCAGCCTAAGCGGGCAAGCATGATTTGAGCAGTtgaagagcatctccaacaattTCCCTACCTCACCTTCTAGTAGTCTTCCAATACTATTTTTTTGTCCATCAATATTTCTCTCATCTCCCCTCAAATAAAGGGGGAGTTGCATCTTCCCGATAACATAGACTATCCTAACCATCATTTTTCAGCCATCTCTTTCCCTACACACCCGTAGACCTCATCTtttatatgtgtgtgtgtatatatatatagaactactactctgtagctaattataaaataacttattctgtagccactttaagttacgataattactatattaatttacgagattatagtaactttttactaagtggtttactataacgttacggtaaatatccctatgtgttatagtaacccaactatcgtaaatatgtattgacattatcgtaaattagtatataaaattatcgtaaatggaggtggctacagaataacttatttacgatagttgggttactataacacatgaggatatttaccataacgttatagtaaaccacttagtaaggagttactataatatcgtaaattagcatagtaattatcgtaactcaaagtggctataaaataagttattttgtagccagctacggggtagtagttctatatatatatatatatatatatatatatatatatatattagggtgCTGTTGTAGAGGACTATTAGAGATGCTCAAATTTATGAAAATGTTCCCAAGCAACTATTCAGAATAAAAAAGGTTCAGTCACTTTTTTTTCAAGAGAAGAGAGCCTATATTGTTTACTCAAAAATAGAGTTACATTCTTGAACAACCATTTGCTCTAGACACCTTACCACAAAGCTGAATGTACGCCCCCCTCTTCACCATTTGTGGAAGCTCATCATGTGCGACACCGTtcttctctcttcttgtatggacGATCTCCAAGGCCAGTAGCTGCACCTTCCCATCTCTAGGGTAATCCCAGCCCCATCCTTCATGGCAAGCCCTGCACCATTGCTGATGGTGGGATGAAACCTGCAACCGTGTAATTTTTGAAATATGAATTCCCTTTCTGTCCGATATTGGCCAATACTTTAGGTACTGTACCACTAAACGTCTCCTTTCGAAGGGCTTTGGTGGGTAACAGATTGCTAGAACGATGTCACTTAGTTTCTAGGTTTATGAATACAAACTTACATAAGGGAAGAGACACATTTATTTGGGGATTGCACAAAATGACCGACTTTTGTCAAATCTATGTTCAAATTCCTTGTCAATAACAATCCTCGGTGACTAATAAAGAAAATTGGAATACGAAAACACTTTTGAAAATAAGGTATTTTTGTGGTACTTGAAAAAGGGACTTATTATCACAAAAGAAAATTTAGCAATAGAAAACATGCTACTTTTTCTAGACAAGAGAAAATGGTAACATCTCTTCTTCGATTGTCATTATGAAAATTCTTATAGTGTGCTGTTTTATATACTTTCATACTTAGAGCACCTAATCTCTAGACTTTGAAAGGGGGTGAAAGTAACATTTCCAAGCTGTTGACAGAAGCTTTAGCAATTTGTTGGGCCTTATGGCTCACAAGAAACGAAATGATATGTAAGGTATGCAGACCAAAATAACCTTTTTTTATGTACTGTTGAAGAGGACACATTGGCTACGTCACCATTGTAGCATCTCGAAGAACATTGCAAGCTGCTAATTTTTTCGTGCTGGAATTTGGAGTCCATGGGTAAACTTTTTTTTGCCTCTTATAGATGGCATTTTATTTCTAGAATTGGAtgacaatattaaacattttttttcttttgttagaACTTTCAAGAATGTATTGTAGCAGTGGCTAAATGTTAAAGTAGTTTTGGCATATTTTTTAGAACTATCAATCAAGAATGTATCCCGCCTTGTTTCCCGTAACCTCCTCCCCTTTTCCTGTCCATTATTTTGGCACCAAATTAAATACCTTCAAAATAATCATGTTTTGTCATTTCATTTCTCTCGTGATATATATGCTAGTAGCTGCAAAACCGACGTCATATTCACTAGCAGAGAACAGACTTTCGGTtctaagctttagtcccggtcatTTTTGGGCCCAGGACTCAAGACAggattagtctcggttggagcaaccaaccgggactaaagtcccTTGCCCAATGGCTGGAGGCACAGCTTTtgcaggaggggacctttagtcccggttcatggttcaaatagggactaaaggtcacccttcagtcctggttggagctaccagccgtgactaaacctttaatcccgattggtgactccaaccgggactagaacTCTACCTGTAGTCCAGGTTTATACCACAAACCGAGACTACATGTTCCGGGCTATATActttctcccttcttcctcccctagCCCGAGCCATTTCAAGCTCTCTGCCTGCTCTCTATTCTTGCTTCATCACTAGCATGGCTCATTTCTTGGtgtagaaatagagaaatttatgGTTTTTTAGATTGGGaatgatggtggattttttttatttatataccatttgagctcaaaatcacttgatagtttgaatatgaagatgaaggaagcttatagtagttcatcaaaactagtatgaacctttcattgcctcatttcatggtctagaaatagagaaatttttggttttctagattgggaataatggtggatattttttatttatatgacatttgagctcaaaatcacttgatagtttgcatatgtagataaaggaatcttatagtagctcatcaaaactagtatgcacctttcattgctTCATTTCATGCATGGTTTAGAAATTCAAAAATAAAAGGTTTTTTAGTATATAGctcatttaatttcatggttcacaAAATGAGAAACTTATAGTAGTTGATAAAAATGAGCATAGAGAGTCATAGATGGTGACTGCTTCCAGAGTCCTTGGCCTCGCATGGGGTCCCTAAGTGTCGGGGACCAACACTAGGTTACTCGAAGAGGagaagctaatggtcatcaacattggttcatccgagcagtcaagagcgcgactacagctcgaaccgacccctaggtgcgtgggctccgcctcgcccggcctctggggaagggcttcgcctcgcccgaccccgaggccatgggctccgcctcgcccgaccccttgggtgcagactctgccttgcccggcGGGGACCCATATCGCAGCCAACTACTCCAGGTCTaaacgtatgggcctgggtcaaagctctgacaccagggaagagactagcatgccttgatgtaacccgtggccatgacgggccatacctaagggttcacatcaagaacagcatcgggTGTGCCGGTGTTGTTCTGCTTAACGATGATAGGCGTGTCAGTTCAACGCGACGTTTGTCGGGACGGGAtgaaacgccatgaccggcagacgatgCCTACGCATGGCACTAGTGACagacagggccacgacgtggagctatccctattgactTCTATAGGGTCGGCAGGACCCgcgtgaaggagaagaaggacccgacgatcctgaaggccttcctcttctccctctcattcttctcttttcctccgctgtaatccatgctttcccttggcctataaaagagaaagcagggtgTCCCATGAAGGGGAACCGATCCGACCCCGAACGGATCGACCCATCGAGACTGAACCACGAGATAAGCACGGCAcgaacacacagctgagcagcaaatGATCTCTCAGCACCTATTcactccttctatcagagacttaggatcctttccctctctcgccagtttgtaacccctactacaaactttcagtgctagtaacatgagcagcagcgatgaactggaTGTAGAACTTTctacctgaactagtataaactttgtgtcctcttagcacaccatccgagccagatgcgcaaatacaaatttactcgtcggtggtaacttaaaacaccgacagttagcgtgccaggtaggggccttttacgCATCTCAACGTCCACACCAGGTCTTAGATGGCTAGTCACAGTGTCAGCTAGGTCCCTTGcgtgcacgtgcgcttcgggaacctagacttcttcatcacgacggagggagagttggtgcatGCTCCCGTCACCGTGCAACCTCTCCACTCTACTGGCCTCGACACGatcaccgaggcgcttgaggagctacagctgcacacACCAGAGGCCCGCGCCCCtaggagcgactagctcctcggcttcgactacaggaggttagagcgccagcttggtgccttcctaggacctcgaCCATCCCGAGAGGACCTgggccgcctcaccttctcgttcaccaacgtCATGACATAGCTTGCCGGGGGAGAGCCGCTCTCCGTGGAATACCTTGTCCGAAGCACCCCGACAACGCTCCCGTCCAGTCTGTGACACgccacagagaccgttggccaccttatggTGCAGCGCATGCCCccattgtagggtcgagatggcgactagaggggatgaatagtcgtttctaaatttaatcgtgtcggctaaccaaaacaaatgcggaattaaaacaatcggtatAGCCAAGACTATATCCCTCTAtagaagttcacaagcaccttataaagatcctaattagacaacaaaggtgtcaggctagctagagctcacctatttaattctaggagcaaggtcactcaaacctatgccactagtattttgtacaccgaggagctcctacacaattctagtaagcaaaagcacaaagctcctaagctcactagcaatgctcaataacaaggcaacaaatGCCAAATTAGatagcacaaatacttagctatacaaactaggcaatataactaacaaggttacataaaccaaattagccacgcaagggaggtacttctatgctacacaagcaagaaggtaactagtgaacttgtcactagcaatgctcaataacaaggcaaccaatgccaaattagaaagcacaaatacttagctacacaaactaagcaatgtgactaacaaggttacacaaaccaaattagccacgtaagggagctacttctatgctacacaagcaagaaggtaactagtgagctacacaagctaactaattacaagagcaactacacaagcacaatgtatgtgtAAGTaagtacaagcttgtgtaaggggattgcaaaccaacgggaagaacaatgttgacacagtgaattttcttctgaggttcacatgcttgccaacacgctatgtccccgttgagacaagatCCAAGGTTGTCAcgcggtcctcttgctagtggtgacccacaagtcacactctcccacgtggagtgcttaccacaagctctagcacttgacccgaccggaccacttgtcgcccttcgcgtctcgctctactagagttgctattCATGGCTCCCGTGGggagagcacaatgcccctcacaaagctcttctccggagcacctcacaagcttcttgtgggcttcgacgaagaccaccaccaagccatctaggaggtggcaacgttcaagagtaacaagcaccaccgtcttgcaactcgatcaccacTTGAATTgacatgactagctctcttttgggtttgcttgcttttcttgatcaacccttttaattgcttcaactaagcatcccaaatgtttctcggatcaccacttccatgttggCCTTCTAAGTactacacttggtttacctatagTTACTGAATATGCATCTTTGTCTTCCAAAATAATATTACGTCCCTTAATTTGCATCCTGAACAGACACTGTTGCAGGAACAGCGTGCCACCTAATTTCCCTTAGTATCACAGTTACATTCATGGTTCTGAACTGTTTACTTAGATCTCCTTAGTTGCTCTGCTACCTATTTGATTTCCATGTATGCTTCTCAAAGATAGTGCAAATTTAACGATCACTACCATTTCAATTTTCATCCGTATGTTCCAGTTCATTTAATATTTTGTTGCGTCATAGTTTCATTTGCAGAAACTGCATTATTAATTCAGTTTTTCCCTCATTTGTATTCTGACTTCTGAGTTAATGATTCGGCATATTTCTAATATATTAACATGATATCCATAGGTTCTATAGTATGCCATGCCAAGAAATATAACATTCAATACAAGATTTGTTTCCATTTTTTTAGGTTTCCCTTCCTGAGTCATGAAATTGGAATGATGATCTGCTCATTGCTAAGTAGCTGCTGCTCTATAGCAACATGGCAAAAAAAGGTACCCTCCATAGGTTAATGAGAAACCAACGAACCTTTATCTTTGCTTTACATGGCTATATTCAACATTCTTATCCGTTTGTTCAAATGACAAAAAGGATACCCCACCCAGTAGGCTATGGAATGAAATCTTGAGCACCAAATCATCAATGCATCATCTGCCAGTAAGCTCACACTGAATATGTAGTTGATCTGTACTCATTGTAGCTTTCTGGTACATTTCATATTTACTTTTCGTTAATAATTTGTTGATTTACACACCTTTTTGCCGATCCGCATGTCCTACAATAACTTCTTCGGGAAATGGACGGTGGGCGCACTGCCATGGCCAGGACCCGGCGGTGGGCGCTGCCACAGGCCAGCGGCCGCTATCCACTCACCTCTCCCCCAGCCGCAcgtgcatctctctctctctctctctctctctctctctctctctctctctctctgtgccaCGTGCGCTGATCGGCTCACGTCCGTGGCTACCCCTGCCGGCGGCGGCGCACCTTGGCGGTCAACTCTGTGGCCAGCTCATCCTCTTCTCCACTTCGTCTGCCTCGTGCCTCCTCCCCTACATCCTCCTTTATACCTTTGTTTCCCCCCTGATGTTTGATGCAAGTGATGCAAATTTTTCTTTACTCCATAGCCTGTAATCAAAATGAATTCTTATATAAGTTGGGAATATAGCCTGATGCTGTTCACATGGAAATGTTTTGTGCTCCATATCTTGTGATCAGATTGAACTCTCATATAAGTTGAGAATATAGGCTGATGATCTCCCAGTGCATTCCTCTCTTCTTTTGGGAACACAACGTTCCCGACCAGCCAGCCTAGCCACGTCTGCAACAATTTTCATATAAGTTGGGAATATATGCTGATGATCTCCTAGGGCATGTTCATGCACATATATGTATTGCTATCTGTTTATTTATCGTACCTCATCAATTCTCTAGGGTCGATCTATTGCAGCTTCCTTTCGGGGCTTGCAAACGATTGTATTATCGGTGCTTGCCGTTCTGCCTAACCACAAGAGATCAAATGATGCCATTTTTTCCCATTTCTGAACCTACCTTTATTTGATATATTATTTCTGTTTTTCTTATTGTAATGGATTCATTGTAGTGAATTGCTGACTCAGTTGACCATTCAGTTCTCTTGGTGCCATGTTTGTACCTTTCAGAATCTAGCCTGTAGTACTATCGATCTTTTTACAAATTAGTTGTCATCTGTCCAGGGGCATAGGCTGGAATGATTCTCAATCAGAGATCAAATGACAGGAAGCACATCACCTCTTCTTGCACCTGCTCAAATTGTTTCCCACCTCATAGTGCCGTTACGAAATGTGTCAACAGGAAATTAAGCGAAGCATGCCGTCTTGCCTATGTGTCCGCAATCAAGAAAATAAAGGTGCCCTGTTATATCTCCGTTTTTTTTAAAGAGCAGGTCAATACAGATGATTTTGCCTATTTACTCTAATAGGATTGCATCTGCACGTGCCAGATTGTTTGTTAGAGCATTTTGTGCCTGAGAATGCATAATGTAAATATTCATCAGCTAAGGTACCACTACAAGTGTCTGTAACATATAGACCATGCATGTATTAACCCACCCGTGCCCCGAATACCCACGCGCGAAAAGATTGGAAGCAAGGATGTCAAACTGTCTCGGATTTTTAGTGTGGTTTTAAATAGCTCTCTCGGAGATGCTCCAATATATAATCAACCCCAACGATGACCATCTGTGATTCTCTAGGGGGTTTCATGAAGGATGTCAAACTGTCTCGGATTTTCCATGCTATGTTTACGGTCCTAACTTTTTGAGCCATACGTACCTTCATGAAATAACTAACATAGATTTCAAAGTTTTCTCTGCATTGATGCTATTTTTTTTTCTCCTACCTTGGACCTCGATCAAGGTTATGGTGTTTCCATTAATTTGTTTTAGGTTGTTGCAGATCTatcttttatctttctttttccCTTCCATGTTTTTGGTCCTGTTCCCCTGGAATCCTGGTCTATCTAGCTTCATGGGTTTCTTCGCCATTGCATTCTCCTGCAATCTGCTCCATCTATCTTGATGGTTTTCTTCGTCATTGCAA
The sequence above is drawn from the Miscanthus floridulus cultivar M001 chromosome 15, ASM1932011v1, whole genome shotgun sequence genome and encodes:
- the LOC136509317 gene encoding putative receptor protein kinase ZmPK1, coding for MVNPFFILHLTFLLICSLLDERVAEIAHATYLHRGSSLSVKQASDVIRSPDGSFSFGLYNLSSTAFTLSIWFTNAADRTIAWTANRDRPVHGSGSKVTLNKDGSMVLRDYDGTVVWEVSKISAKVDRVELMDTGNLVMVDQGGNILWQSFDHPTDTLLPGQSLTATTKLVSTNPSHQSSYYTLRFDERYILSLSYDGPDISNLYWPNPDQNSWSNYRILYKSGRRGVLDKLGQFEASDNTSFIASDWGLEIKRRLTLDYDGNLRLYSLNESDGSWYSSWMAFSQLCDIHGLCGWNALCVYTPAAACTCPRGYVVVDPNDWSKGCKPQFNITCGKGVQQMGFVGIPWTDFWGSDMDFVMSASLDTCRELCLARCSCVAFVYKVYPHPHGCFLKSGLFNGKTTPGYPGVTYVKVPESFLSHSQANSSDSAHGHVCNELRTHTFNYAANRVDEKGTAWYYYYSFLAAFFLVELCFIAVGWWFMTRKQSVCSVIWAAEDEEGFRVVADHFRSFTHKELQKATNNFMDELGHGRHGSVYKGILHDNRVVAVKKLKDMKGGEAEFETEVSVIGRIYHMNLVRVMGVCSEGTHRLLVYEFVENGSLDMFLFGSKGLLLQWHHRYKIAVGVAKGLAYLHHECMDWIIHCDVKPENILLDEEFEPKISDFGFAKLLQRDESDSDVSKVRGTRGYMAPEWVSSAPVTEKVDVYSFGVVLLELVMGHRMFELPTNGSGDAESALRQLLLMIGENKKISDGNWIDDLVDPRLNGDFVRPEVLLMLEVAALCLEQDKNQRPSMSDVVQKFLCR